AGATGGAAAGCTCGTAACCCACCACGATGCGGCTTTCAGCTCAGGCGGCTCTTCCCACAGGCTCCGGGAGCTGACGTTGAGAGAAATAAGGAAGCTTCACCCCCTGGGCCGGCTCATACCGAGGGTCGAGGAAGTGCTGGACGCTTTTCCAGGTGCGGTTTTCAACGCGGACGTCAAGGAAAGTGAGGCCGTTGAACCGGTACTGAGGGCTGTGGAGAGGAAAGGCAGGGTTGAGAGCACAGTGTTCTCCTCCGATGATCCAGCGGTGGTGTCCCTCCTCATGAGGGAGTGTCCGGACTGTAAGGCAGGCTTCTCAATAACCGGCTATCCCTCCGCGGTGGTGCTCCCGAGGCTCAGGTGCATATATTCCGTCCACGTACCGATAGATGTCGTAACCTACATCGGCTACAGGAATCTCATTGTCCTTCTTCGGGCGCTCAGGAGGAGGGGCTTGAGGATATACCTCTGGAACTACAAAATGAACGAACTGATCTGGATCCCAAGGCTGCTCCCCCTCGCGGACGCAGTCATCTCGGACGACCCTGCCAGGTTGAGGAAAGGTTTTTACGGGGAGGGAGTATTTTCCTGGGGCGATTCCAATGTGGGAAAGGGATAAGGTTATAGTGCTCGGCCACAGGGGTTACATGAGCAGGTTCCCCGAGAACAGCCTTTTAGCGTTCAGGAAGGCGATCGAATCGGGTGCCGATGGAATCGAGCTTGACGTCTGGCTGACGGGGGACGGGAAAGTCATAGTAATGCACGACGAGACCATAGACAGGACGAGCGATATGAGCGGAAGGCAGAAGGAGATGACGCTTGAGGAGCTCAGGAAGGCGGACATAGGGATGGGCGAGAGGATTCCAACGCTGGAGGAGGTCTTCGCGGTTCTGCCCGAGGGTGCCCTAATCAACGTTGAGCTCAAGGACAGGGACGCGGTGGAGAAAGTGGCCGAGATAGTGAAAGCCAACAATCCTCGGAGGGTAATGGTCTCGTCCTTTGATATTGAAGCCCTCAGGGAATACCGAAAGCACGACGAGGAAACCACGATGGGGCTTCTCATAGACAGGGAGGAAGTGGTCCCCCTGATTCCGAAGCTGAAAGATGAGCTCAACCTCTGGTCAATAAACGTTCCGATGGAGGCAATCCCCCTACTCGGCTTCGAGAAGACCCTTCAGGCCCTTCACTGGGCGCGCTCCCTCGGCCTTAAAGTGGTTCTCTGGACCGAGAACGATGGGCTCTTCTACGCCGACGACAACCTCGCGAGGCTTAAGGGCCTCTTCGAGGTCGTCATAGCGAATGACGTAGAGAAGATGATCAGATACCTCAGAGAACTGGGGCTCAGGTGATTCCATCGAAACCGTTAATACCCCCTCACCATTTCTTTAACCCCGGTGATATCATGGAGCGCTACATACTTTCCCTCGACGAGGGGACGACCTCTGCAAGGGCTATAATCTTCGACAGGGAGAGCAACGTTCTGGGCATAGGCCAGTACGAGTTCCCCCAGCACTACCCCAGGCCAGGCTGGGTCGAGCACGACCCC
This Thermococcus cleftensis DNA region includes the following protein-coding sequences:
- a CDS encoding glycerophosphodiester phosphodiesterase family protein, coding for MTIADSEQVFILGHRGFRGRLENTLPAFRRALQYADGIEFDVRLTGDGKLVTHHDAAFSSGGSSHRLRELTLREIRKLHPLGRLIPRVEEVLDAFPGAVFNADVKESEAVEPVLRAVERKGRVESTVFSSDDPAVVSLLMRECPDCKAGFSITGYPSAVVLPRLRCIYSVHVPIDVVTYIGYRNLIVLLRALRRRGLRIYLWNYKMNELIWIPRLLPLADAVISDDPARLRKGFYGEGVFSWGDSNVGKG
- a CDS encoding glycerophosphodiester phosphodiesterase family protein, whose amino-acid sequence is MWERDKVIVLGHRGYMSRFPENSLLAFRKAIESGADGIELDVWLTGDGKVIVMHDETIDRTSDMSGRQKEMTLEELRKADIGMGERIPTLEEVFAVLPEGALINVELKDRDAVEKVAEIVKANNPRRVMVSSFDIEALREYRKHDEETTMGLLIDREEVVPLIPKLKDELNLWSINVPMEAIPLLGFEKTLQALHWARSLGLKVVLWTENDGLFYADDNLARLKGLFEVVIANDVEKMIRYLRELGLR